CACGTCGACGACAAGGGCCTCACCTTCGGCCCGCGCAACCAGGCCGCAGCGCCCGCCCAGGTGCTGTGGTGGTACGCGGACACAGGCCGAGGCGACATCCTCTCCGTCAACGTCGAGTCGGAGCTGGGCCGCCGCGTGGGCCAGGTGGGCGTCCGTGGCCGGGACGCCATGGCCAAGGCGAACATCGAAGCCCAGGCGAGCAGTGCCACCGTGGAGCGCACCACCCTCGCGGACTTCCTCGAGGTGGTGGACAAGCGCACGGGCACCACGTCGCTGCAGCTTCGCAACAGCACCACCAGCGTCCAGCCCACCTCGGCATCGACACCCGCTCAAGCCCAGCGCGAGTCCGCGGCCCGCTTCCGGCGGGCGGAAGCCGGCACTGTGAAGCTGTCCCTCCAGGTGGTGGGCAACCCCAGCTTGCGTGCGAAGTCCGTCGTGGAGGTGCGCGGCATCTCCAGCTTCCTGTCCGGGAAGTATTACGTCACCGAGGCGAAGCACGTCCTCTCCGCCTCCGGCTACACCTGCGAGTTGAAGCTGTCGCGTGACGGCACCGGACAGCGTCAGCAAGCCAGCGCCGAGAAGCAGGGACAGCCCCAGGGCGGACAACCCAACACCAGCGCACCCTCGACGACGGGGGCGCTGAAGGAAGTAGAGGCATTCGAGAAGCGTACCGGCACCCGGTACATCGAGTACCGCCGTGACGGGCAGCCCATCGGTGTCGAGGACCCGGAAGCCGGAATGAGTCTCCCCAGGTAGCGAGCCCACCATGAGCACCTTCGACGACGACATCCTCGCCCATGACACGCGCCTCCTCGGCATGTACGTGGGCTACGTCACCAGCCGCGACGACGAGGCGCAGCTCGGCCGCGTCCGCGTGTGCATCCCCGGCGTCCTTGAGCCCGAGTCCTCCTGGGCCTGGCCCTTGGGCACCTCCGGCGGCGGCGCCAAGGACACGGGCCTCTTCGCGGTGCCACACGTGGGCGCGGAGGTGGCCGTCTTCTTCAACATGGGCGACATCGACGCGCCCTACTACCTCAGCGCGCACTGGGGAAAGCCGGGCGGCCAGAGTGAGGTGCCCGAAGAGGCCCAGGTGTCTCCGCCCGACAACCGCGTCCTCGCCACGCCCACCTTCCGCGTCGAATTGGACGAGTCCGCGGGGAAGCGAAAGCTGAAGCTCACCAACCGGAAGACGGGCGACTGCCTCACCTTCGACGCGGAAACCAACTCCGTCACCCTGGAGGCCACCACCGCCCTCACCCTGCGCGCGGTGGGCGCCATCTCCCTGGAGGCGGCTCAAGTCACCATCGCCGGCCGCGTGGTGCGCCCCATCGCCGAGCCGATTTGAGGAAGCCCATGGCGCTGCCCATCTGCATCCACATCCCGCCGTTGCCCGAGGCGCCCACGCTCACCCTGCCTGGAGGCGCCACCTTGCAGCACCACCAGCTCCTGCAGGCCGTCCAGCCGGCGCTCGCGCCGCTTATGCCCATTTTCGACGTCATCGGCGCGGTGCTGGCACTCGTCGACGTCGTGAAGGCGATACCTGACGCACTGGGGCCGCCGCCGGACCCGACAGCCATCGCCGCAGCCCTGCCGAATCTGGCCGAGAAGGTGTCCAATCTGCTCCGCCTCGTCCCCCAGCTCTCGGTGCCCTACACCGTGGTGGGCGTCATCGACATTGTCCTGGGGGAGCTGGGCCAGGCGCGAAACCAGCTCGTCCACCTCCAGCAGCGACTGTCGAGCGTGGCACAGGCCCGGCTGCGCGCGGCCCAGCTTGGGGACGCCGGCCTCCTGTCGGTGGCAGGCTGCGCGGAGGCCAACGTCGCCCAGGAGGCCGCCAACGTCGGCAAGGCCCTGGCCGCCCTCTCCCAGCTCATGGCCCTCCTCAACGTCCTCCTGGGGCTGGTGGGCGGCCCCCAGGTGCCGGACTTCTCCAGCCTCGAGGGAAGCGCGCTGGAAGAGGCCATTGCGCCCCTCGACGCCATCGTCCGCACGCTGCAGCAGGTGCGCGCGGCCATCCCCGTTCCGTGAGGAGGACACCTTGAGCCAGCAACCGCGGAATCTCCTCGTCCCCTTCAGGAGAGACAGGAAGCAGGACTTCGCCGCGGGCACCGAGACCCAGTTGCTCGCCTCGAAGGTGAGGCAGGTGCTGCTGACGGAGGGCGCCACGCCACACTCCACCGGCGAGCTGCCCTGGCGCACCAGCTTCGGCGCGGGCCTCTCGCGCCTTCGCCACCAGCGCAACGACAGCGTGCTGGCGGAGCTGGTGCGCGTGTACGTCCGTGACGCCCTCGCCCGCTGGCTGCCTGGCGTCCAGCTCGTGCAAATCCGCGTCGAGCAGGAGGCGGCCACGCTGACGCTTCGTGTGCGCGTGCGAGAGGGTGACACGACAGCGGACTTGGAGGCGCCCCTCCCTGGCTGAGTGGCGCTCCAATCCCACGCATACAAGTGGACTTCTCCGAGCACCAGAGGGCTGTATGGCTCACCTCAAACGGAGCGCCTCACCCAATGAGCCGACAAACGAAATACATGGATGGCAAGGACTTCACCCTGCACTGGTGGGAAGCCAGCGGGCACATCTGCTTTTACAACGCACGAGGCGAAGTCAGCCGGCTTCCCATTCGACAACTCCAAGAGAAAGCAGTGAAGGTTGTTTGCCAGCATCCCTCCGGCATTCGCCTCATGCCCCTGGCGCGAGAGGTCCACAACCAACACCTCGAGGCTCCATTCGCCAGCATTCCTCCAGTCCTTCGCTCGCTCGGCCGCATTACCCACACGAATGTCATCAGCAGGCCCGAGCGCGGGCTCTTCGTCCCCATCAGAATGGGCGAACTCCAAGCCGCAGGGCCCGCTGCGCGCGAAGAGGAGTTCCTCCTGCCTCTCGCCACGTTCCTCGAGGGAGACGTGGAGGAACTCACCGCCGCAGTCCCCATGGGCAGCCAAGGCCTCGGCGGCCCCTGGGAGTTGCCGGACATCGTCGGCGTGTACCGGCGATGTGCGGGGGACTCCATTTCGTGGACTCCCGAAATCCTCGCAGTCGAAGTCAGGGGCACGACGAAGGACCTCCTCTCGGCCTATGGGCAGGCGACGGCCCACCAGCTCTTCGCCACGAAGACGTACCTCGCCCTGCCGCACACCCTCTCCTTCAACGACAAGCGGGAGCTGGTGGCGCGCTGCCAATTGCACGGCCTCGGCCTCATTCTCTTCGGGCCCAGTCCCCGGGACGAGTACACCGTCCTCGTCCCGGCTCGTAGATGCCCCCCGGCGCCAGACGAAGCACTCCGCTTCAGCGAGCGGCTGCGCGCGCAGGACGAGGAGAAGTTCCGCACCCTGTTCGGGTAGGGCGAAGCGCTAAACCGAGATTCGTGATTCTCGCTCAGGTTGGTTCAGGGCCCTCACTCAGGATACCCACGGGGCTGCGGGACCGGGGTAGCCTTCACGGATGTCCACCATCATCCACATCGTCGTGTACGTGGGCCTCTTCATCGGCATGGCCTTCCTGTTCACGAAGCTCCATGGCCGGGAGAAGAAGTTCCATGAGCAGGTGCGGCTCGAGGGGAAGCGCTACGTCGCCATCATCAAGGACTTCGTCCAGGTGAAGGGAACCACAAACCGGGCCTCGCTCGTGATGAAGCTCGAGACCCCCTCGGGGCCGGTGGGCCAGCGGCTCATCGTCCCCGTCGAGGGGGCCGTGACATGGGACTTCATCACGACGGCCCGAGTGACGGAGCGTCCGGTCTACGTCTGGTGCATCATCGACCCGAACGTCGACCCGGCCGTGCGCCAGTACGGCTTCCTCCTCGAGGAGACGCCTTCCTGAAGAACCGTCTCCCCACTCCACCAGCCCCCGCTCGTTGTCGGCGATCTTCCTGAGCACCTGGGGCAGCCCCAGCTCGCAGTCCCCATGTCCCCTACAGAAGTGAGCCCCAGGCCTTTGTCTCCCGGTGGAGGCCTTCGCCGACGTGCCACTTCTTCCCGCGTCCACCGACTACACCCACCGCGACTTCGACGCCCTGCGCGCGCGCCTCATGGCGCTGACGAAGAGCGTCTTCCCGGACTGGACGGACTTCGACGTCGCCAGCTTCGGCAATGTCCTGCTGGAGATGTACGCTTTCGTTGGCGACGTCCTTGGCAGCTACCAGGACAACCTCGCCCGCGAGTCGCGCCTCTCCACCGCCACCCAGCGCCGCAACGTCATCACCCTGGCACGCATGCTGGGCTACCGGCTTCATGGTGCCCAGGCCGCCACGGCCGAGGTGGAGCTGCGCGTGGCCCAGCCGCCCGCCGCCCCCGTCACCTTCCCCGCCGGCACCGTCGTCCGCACCCAGGAGGTGACGGAGGCCGTCCGCTTCCAGTTGCTGGCACCCGCCACCGTTCCGGCCGGCGCCAACCCGCCGCGAGTCGTCACGGTGGCCGAGCATTCGAAGACGCACACCCAGCTCTTCGACGCCCGCGGCCTCGCCGACTTCGAAGCGCACCTGGACTTCGCCCCCTACCTGGACGGCTCCGCCCGCGTGTCCACCGCCCAGGGTGCCTTCAGCGAGGTGGACACCTTCCTCAACTCCCGCGCCTCCGACGCCCACTTCCTCGTCAGCGTCGACCAGGGGGACAAGGCCACCGTCCGCTTCGGCAACGGCACCAACGGCCTGCCGCCCGCTGGCACCGTGGCGGTGGTGTACAAGACAGGTGGCGGCGCGGACGGCAATGTGGACGCGGGCCGCCTCGTCGTCGTGGAGGGCAGCTTCCGGGACGCCCACGGCCACGCGGTGCAGGTGTCCGTCAACAACCCCGCCCCCGCCTCGGGTGGCGCGGACAGGCAGACGGTGGCCTCGGCCAAGCTGCTCGCCCCCGAGAGCCTCCGGGCCCTGACGCGCACCGTCTCCCGCGAGGACTTTGAAATCAACGCCCGGCGCCTCCCCGGCGTGGCCCGCGCCCTCATGCTGACGTCCAACGAGGACGCCACCATTGCCGAGAATGCCGGCATCCTCTACGTGGTGCCCCAGGGCGGCGGAGTCCCCACGCCAGCCCTCAAGGCCCAGGTGCTGCGGCAGGTGACGGAAGTCTACCCCTGCACCCTCACCTTCCAGGTGGCCGTCCAGGAGCCGGTGTACCGGCGCGTGGACGTCTCCGCCCGCCTCTTCCTGCGCCAGGGCGCTTCGGCCCAGGACGTCGCCGCACGCGTCCGCCAGGCGCTCGCCGCCCACTTCCGCATCAGCGAGCCGGACGGCACGCCCAACCCGCGCATCGACTTCGGCTTCAACCTCAAGGACGCCCAGGGCTTCCCGGCCGGGGAGGTGGCCTGGTCCGACGTCTTCAACGTCATCCGGGATGTGCCCGGCGTCCGGAAGCTGGGCGACGCGCGAATGGACCTGACACTCAACGGCCTGCCCGCGGATGTGAAGCTGACGGTGCGGGAGCTGCCGGTGCTGGGCAGCGTCACCCTCCAGGACGGGGACACCGGAGGGCTCCTCTGACATGGCCCTCCTCAACCCCAGCTTCGAGGACGCGGGCGCCCGGCCCGGCGAGGCAGCGCACTGGACGCTGACGGCGGTGACGCGCCTTGAACTCTTCGCGGGCTTCGGTGTGCCGGAGGAGGCATGCGAGGACTTCGAGCGCTGGTACGTATGGCGCGCCGCCCTCTCCGACGTCCCCGTGGCCCTCGCCTTCTTCTCCGGCCAGCGCGATGGCTTCGAGGACTTCTCCCGAGGTTGGGACAACGACGGCTTCCTCTTCGAGCTGCCGCCCGCGCAGCTCGTCCCACACCGCTTCGAGGGGAGCGTCGTCGAGACGTGGGGCCAGGGGCCCTTCCTCACGGACTGGGCGGACGTCACCGCCGTGCCGGGCCTCTTCAACGACTCGGCGCGGGAGGACTTCGAGCAGCGCTGGCACACCAACGAGTCCTACGCCTGGCGCTGGGAGGACGTGACGGCGCAAGGGGCCCTCTTCAACTCCACGCAGCCCACCGAGGACTTCGACACCGGGTGGCCGCTGGCCGCCACGCAGTGAGGACACCATGGCACTCGCAGACTGGAGCTACCTCAATCAAGGACTCGACATCGCCACCGTGGACAGGGGCGTAACGGCGGGCATTGCCCGTCCCCCAGGCGGCGGCAACTTCCTCTTCGCCTTCAACTCGTTGTCGGCCGCCCAGGGCGCCGTCGCACTCTTCGCCAACCTGCCGGACTTCGCCCCCATGGCCCGGGGCGGGAGCATTCGAGGCTGCATCCAGCGAGGGCCTGGTGGCGGCCCCACCGGCTTCTCCCCTTTCATCTTCCTGTGCGGACAGGGTACCTCCGTCAACGACTCCGCCTACCTCCTGGGTCTCTCCGACGATGAGCCGCACCGGGTGGTGCTCCGCAAGGGGGCGGTGGCCACGGGGCTGCCCGACGCCGACGGCCCCGGAGTCCTCCTGAAGTCCTCGGCCAGTTTCTCCCAGGGCACCTGGCTGCACCTGCGGCTGGACGTCATCGTCAACGCCAACGGCGACGTCGTCCTCAAGGCCTTCCACAATGACCTGGCCCTCCACCCGCTGGGCACGCCTCCTGACTGGCAGCCCGTGCCAGGCATGGCCGACTTCATCGACGACGCCCTCGGCATCAACTCCGGTAGCCAACCCCTCACCTCGGGCCGTGGCGGCTTCGGCTTCGCGGTGCGGGACGTCACGCGCCGGGCCTACTTCGACTCGCTCGAGCTCTCCCGGCAGGTGTGAAGCCATGGCCCTCACTGCCTTCACCAGCCGCCTGGGCCTGGGCCAGGGACGCATTCAGCCCCAGCGGGCCGCGCCCGCCTCGGGCGAGTACCTCTTCGTCCTCGGCGACGAGGAGCCTGGACGTCGCTTCGAGCTGGCCCCCGGGGATTTCGCCGAGGTGACACAAGCGGTGGACGTCACCGGCGTGGACCTGGTCCGCACCGCCTTGCGCCTCCGTGTGCCGCCAGGCGTCCCGGAGGGCCTGGCCTGGGAAGCGTCCCTCGTCGTGGACGGCGTGAAGTACGCCCGCTGCCTCGGGCGCCCCGGCCGCGAGCGCCTCGTCACGGACATGACCGCCAACGTCTCGAAGCTCTCCGGTGTCCGCACGGTGGGCGTCCGCCTGGAGCTCGTCTCCTCGTGAGGTGCCGCCATGGCCACGGTTGAGCTACCCGCCCTCTACGTCGACACCGTCTCCCTCTTCGCCGAGACGCGCCGTCCCCTCCTCCTCAACCGCGCGCCGGGCCCAGGGGAGACGGACGTCCCCATTGACACCACCCTGGAGCTGGAGCTGGTGGACATCGGCACGGACGGCATTGCTCGGGCGGCCACGCGCGTCTGGGTGGACGGCTTCCTCGCCTTCGAAGGCGGGGCTGACATCGAGGTGCAACCCGCCTTTGCGGGGCCTCGGGCGGAGGTGACGCAAACGGCGGACACCCTGCGTGTGGTGCTCCATCCGGCGGTGCCGCTGGTCAGCCAGGCCACCGTCTCCGTCCGCGTCGTCTCCGCGACGGCCGGCGGCGCGCACCTCCTCGACGAGACGTACACTTTCACCGTAGAGGACAGGACAGCGCCCCGTCTCGTGGGCGCCCAGGCCCTGGCGCCGAAGTCGGTGCGCCTCGCCTTCGACGAAGCTGTGCGGGTGCCTCCCACGGCGCGCTTCACCTTCACGGCTCGCGGCGCGCCCGCAGTCCCGGTAGCCGCCATCGAGGCCGCGGCGGACGGCCCCCTCGTCCAGCTCGTTCTCGACACGGAGCTGACGCCGGACGTGGGGTACGAAGTGCGTGTGGAGGGCGTGACGGACACGCACGGCAATCTGGTGCTCGCCCCCTACCACAGAGCCATCTTCGCGGGCTTCCGGCCGGCCAGGCCTCCCTCCCGGCACTTCCAACTCTGGGACATGCTGCCGGGCCACAACCGCCGTGACGACGTGACGGGGGACTTGCACCGCTTCATCTCCTGCCTCCAGGAAGTGACGGACCTGCTGCTCGCCGACTTGGACGCCTTCCCCGACGTCTTCGACTTGGAGCGCGCCCCGGAGGTTTTCCTGGACGCCATCCTCCAGGACTTGGGCAACCCCTTCGCCTTCGAGCTGGACGTCCTCGCCCGGCGCCGCCTGGCCGCCATCCTCGTGGACATGTACCAGCAGAAGGGCACCGCGCTGGGCCTGCGCAACGCCATCCGCTTCTTCCTCGGCATCGAGGTGAGGGCCATCTCTCCCTTCGCCTCGGACACCCTCGTGCTGGGTGAATCCGAGTTGGGCGTGGACTGGGTGCTGGGCCCCTCGGAGCGCTTCGCCCGCTACGCCTTCAACGTCGAGGTGGAGCGTCTTCTCTCGCCCCCGGAGCGCCAGCGCCTGCGCACCCTCGTCGAGTACCTCAAGCCCGCGCACACCCACTTCGTGGACCTGGTGGAGCCCCTGCCGCCCATTCTCCCCGAGCACTGGGAGCTAGGCCTCAGCGAACTGGGCGAGACGACGACGCTGCACTGAACGCCCTGCGACATGTCCCCGATTTCTCGCGCCGTGCCTTTGCCTTCTCCTGGAGGGCAAAGGCATGAGCAACCGGCTGGATTTTTTCTTCAGGCAACGTGTCAGCGAGGCCGAGCTGGACTTGGCCTTCGCGCAGTTGGAGCAGGCGGACCGCAACCTCGCCTCGGACTTGGGCGTCCACGGCGTCATCTCCGGGGCCGTGCCCGCGCCGCACGCGCCCGTGCCCAACCTCTCCGTTGACTTGACGGCCCCGGGCCGCGCCTACGACAACCTCGGCCAGCGCATCTTCTTCGGCACCGGGCAGACGGTGGACTGCGCGGTGGACTTGTCCGGCATCCCCACCGACGTCTCCACCTCCGGCAGCGAGCGGTGGCTGGGCATCTTCCTTCGCTTCACGCGCCTGCTGTCCGAGCCGCGCACGGACGGCAACTCCCAGCAGGTGTACTTCCGCCGCGACGAGTCCTTCGAGCTGGTGGTGCGCCAGGCGCCGGAGGGCCCCGTCGACCAGGCGCCCAAGCCCGCCCTCCAGCCCGACGAGTTGCTGCTGTGTGACGTCCGGCGCCGCCCCGGGCAGACGCAGATTCTCGCCGCGGACTTGGACACCTCCCGCCGCCAGGCCTTCATCTTCGCCAGGGGCACCTCCGTGGCCGTGGAGAGCGGCACCTGGGACGTCCTGAGCCCCAGCTCCGCGACAGTGCAAGCGACGCTGGACGAGGTGGACGCCGAGCTGGCCGGGCACTTCTCCGGCACCACCCGGAGACATGAGGCCAGTGCCGTGGACTACGCGCCCCATGGCTTCATCACCTCCACCACCGTGCAGGAGGCCGTGGACGAAGTCGTGGACAAGCTCTCCTCGGCCGCCGCTGGCACCCCGGGCGCCTCCCGCGTGGGCGCGGACGCGGTGCCCGGTACCCCCAACCTGCTTCCGGCGGGCACCGTGGACGCGCAGCTCTCCTCGCTGCTGGGCTTCATGAATGCCCACCAGGGCGCGGCCACCGGGGCCCACCACGCCAGCGCCATTGGCGCTTCGCCGCACAGCTACGTCAGCGGCACCAGCGTCCAGGCGCAGCTGCAGGAAGTCGTCACCCGCCTGGGGGAGACGACGGCCGGAAGCCCCGGTGCGTCTCGCATTGGAGGAGAGGCGCTGGCCGGGACGCCCCACTCCCTCGCCGCCGGCAACCTGCGGCAGCAGGTGGCCGCGCTGCTGGGCTTCCTCAACGGGCACGTCACCCAGGCCGCAGGGGCCCACGCGGCCTCCGCCGTCTCCGTCGCGGACACGGGAGAGTTCCTCGGTGCAGGTACCGTCGAGGCAGCCCTCGCTGAAATCCTCGCGGCCTTCAGCAGCGGGCACTACCGGAGCAACGAGACGGCGGCAGGCCAGCACAGGGCCATTCTCCAACCCAGGCTGGGCACTGGCCGCGTCCTCCTCCTCGACGCCCTGGGCGTGGGGGGCGCAGCCGCGCGCCTGCGCCTCTACGCCGACGACGACTCGGTGTGGTTCACCCTCAACGCCGCCTGGAATGGCAGCGCCTGGGCCCGGGACACCTCCGGGGCTGCGGCCGGCGGCTTTCGCCTCTCGCGCAACGAGGCGGAGTTCCTCCACGACGCCAGCCTCACCACTACCTTCACCACCTGGACGCGCACGTTGCGGCTCCCCATGAATAGCACCGCCAGCAACACCGCCTTCGAGGTGGCGGGCAGCGTGCGCGAGGTGGGCCGGCTCGGCCTCCAGTACAGCAACAGCGACACCGCCCCGCACGACAACCTGGCCGGCGGCGGCTCGGTGACGTTTCGCAGCCGCTTCCCCACCGCGCCCTCCTCCATCACCCTCTCCCCCTACGCCACCAGCGGAAGCTTCGTCGGCAACCCCACCGTCATGGTGCCGGACAGAGACGGCTTCGCCTTCTACAGCCACCAGACAATCCCCGCGCTTGGGGCCACGTACTGGTTCGGCTCATACACCGCTGTCGCGTGAGGACGCCCATGGCCATTCACGAAGTCACTGCCGAAGACGTGCTGCAGCGCTGCGCCCGGTGCGGCAGCGGCAACCGCCTCGCCCTCGACTCTCTGGAGGTGGGCGTCGCCCGTCGGGAGGACGTGGACGACGGCCTCGTCCAGCTCCCGCCCTGCCCCGCCTGCCGCTCCACCGAGTTTCTCATCCGCGCGGCCGAGGGAGAGTCGGAGCACCCCGCGCCTGGCAGCTTCGGCCACCTGCACCGGCT
This genomic stretch from Myxococcus virescens harbors:
- a CDS encoding phage tail protein → MATVELPALYVDTVSLFAETRRPLLLNRAPGPGETDVPIDTTLELELVDIGTDGIARAATRVWVDGFLAFEGGADIEVQPAFAGPRAEVTQTADTLRVVLHPAVPLVSQATVSVRVVSATAGGAHLLDETYTFTVEDRTAPRLVGAQALAPKSVRLAFDEAVRVPPTARFTFTARGAPAVPVAAIEAAADGPLVQLVLDTELTPDVGYEVRVEGVTDTHGNLVLAPYHRAIFAGFRPARPPSRHFQLWDMLPGHNRRDDVTGDLHRFISCLQEVTDLLLADLDAFPDVFDLERAPEVFLDAILQDLGNPFAFELDVLARRRLAAILVDMYQQKGTALGLRNAIRFFLGIEVRAISPFASDTLVLGESELGVDWVLGPSERFARYAFNVEVERLLSPPERQRLRTLVEYLKPAHTHFVDLVEPLPPILPEHWELGLSELGETTTLH
- a CDS encoding phage baseplate assembly protein V; protein product: MSTFDDDILAHDTRLLGMYVGYVTSRDDEAQLGRVRVCIPGVLEPESSWAWPLGTSGGGAKDTGLFAVPHVGAEVAVFFNMGDIDAPYYLSAHWGKPGGQSEVPEEAQVSPPDNRVLATPTFRVELDESAGKRKLKLTNRKTGDCLTFDAETNSVTLEATTALTLRAVGAISLEAAQVTIAGRVVRPIAEPI
- a CDS encoding baseplate J/gp47 family protein, which gives rise to MEAFADVPLLPASTDYTHRDFDALRARLMALTKSVFPDWTDFDVASFGNVLLEMYAFVGDVLGSYQDNLARESRLSTATQRRNVITLARMLGYRLHGAQAATAEVELRVAQPPAAPVTFPAGTVVRTQEVTEAVRFQLLAPATVPAGANPPRVVTVAEHSKTHTQLFDARGLADFEAHLDFAPYLDGSARVSTAQGAFSEVDTFLNSRASDAHFLVSVDQGDKATVRFGNGTNGLPPAGTVAVVYKTGGGADGNVDAGRLVVVEGSFRDAHGHAVQVSVNNPAPASGGADRQTVASAKLLAPESLRALTRTVSREDFEINARRLPGVARALMLTSNEDATIAENAGILYVVPQGGGVPTPALKAQVLRQVTEVYPCTLTFQVAVQEPVYRRVDVSARLFLRQGASAQDVAARVRQALAAHFRISEPDGTPNPRIDFGFNLKDAQGFPAGEVAWSDVFNVIRDVPGVRKLGDARMDLTLNGLPADVKLTVRELPVLGSVTLQDGDTGGLL
- a CDS encoding GPW/gp25 family protein; protein product: MSQQPRNLLVPFRRDRKQDFAAGTETQLLASKVRQVLLTEGATPHSTGELPWRTSFGAGLSRLRHQRNDSVLAELVRVYVRDALARWLPGVQLVQIRVEQEAATLTLRVRVREGDTTADLEAPLPG
- a CDS encoding phage late control D family protein, whose translation is MTRPLDRSAPGVRLTLLAHERARGGEPLSLEGRVLGLTFEDSATKADKLSLQLDNFDLALFDRAELVGGAVLEVSWGYPGLMAPPRRVVVKKLKGFQLLTVEGQALSALMHREAKTRAWKGKTRAQVVREVAAEYGYEEGSVHVEDTGESFDTIHQAGETDARFLRRMAAREEFEFHVDDKGLTFGPRNQAAAPAQVLWWYADTGRGDILSVNVESELGRRVGQVGVRGRDAMAKANIEAQASSATVERTTLADFLEVVDKRTGTTSLQLRNSTTSVQPTSASTPAQAQRESAARFRRAEAGTVKLSLQVVGNPSLRAKSVVEVRGISSFLSGKYYVTEAKHVLSASGYTCELKLSRDGTGQRQQASAEKQGQPQGGQPNTSAPSTTGALKEVEAFEKRTGTRYIEYRRDGQPIGVEDPEAGMSLPR